Proteins from a genomic interval of Channa argus isolate prfri chromosome 11, Channa argus male v1.0, whole genome shotgun sequence:
- the c5 gene encoding complement C5 isoform X3: protein MKVCVLLMCVCWLCWRTEAQSRSYMITAPLSLRLDAVETVLLQLFGFSEEVRVYVFLKTSMAPNHVVLAQEVVTLNAQNNYQSAAKVRLYPSQLDKSVNHVILHVQSAEINKHQSIPVSRSNGFLFILTDKPLYTPHQSVKVRAFSLNQELRPANRSVFLTFRDPDQVKVDIVEMIDVNNGIPSMQNPFKIPIKPKLGIWSIEASYVDDFTTIARTDFEVKEYVLPSFSILVEPEANYISYGQFKKFSFKVSARYLHGAPVAYGEMFVRYGYVSGKNPPVIIPNSVTRKSLSSSGEVDVTVNMEEVLSKHIGPNDLNSLEGKYLYIAVLLQEETGGITQEAEFAAVKFVKSPYILSLVSTPPFIKPGLPYNIQVLVKDQLDKPVNNIQVRLVERQLYIQGKESEQLPCPDSAVSQSDGLAVFICNTPNEGIRAVLKFETADAALPAASQARLSLEAVAYHSPNQRYLYIDPPLPRQGLEVGRYSNIKVYSATPSYLAIRSLSYLVLSRGKVVHFGSQKFTSSADSKQTLSFEVTPSMAPSIRLVVYYILYGEGTSELVADSVWLDVRAKCVNGLQTDLSSRKLNYKPKQSLDLVLRNNQEGLVALSAVDSALFTLRPNYRDPVTMVLRHIERSDQGCGGGGGKDSADVFRLAGLTFITNANAQLSTTSEACTAVVRPKRALTEEEKRKKAESYGNLKICCEKGMKYIPKSLTCENFANQVVKGFPRCKEIFSACCVFFQQNLGPDRDLILARQDLGADFDLAPSLVRSYFPESWLWEVQPVSPGQSSIRRTLPDSLTTWQIKAIGMFKNGMCVAEPVQVSVSLPLSVNVPLPYQVVRGEQVELRGSVYNQQADNIEFCVTLTVGPQLCLHQSQPAAGGGGLHSTPCSWTPLAAGGVRKVTFTVLGLEPGEHTLTFTLKTRSGNRDILEKKLRVVPEGVRREEYSGGTLDPQGVYGSEKRTVELKNKLPANIVPKTAVERLLTVNGEVLGDVLTVVLRPEGLQQLVNLPPGSAEAELGGLLPLAQVYQYLETTGNWDVLGADIQKSSADLRQKIRQGLVSISSFRGGDASYSMWTKREPSTWLTALVVKTLSAVDPVLSVDHQSLSESLSWLIRSTQQEDGRFMENSSFRPNKVMAAGTNAVEQSVYLTSFVLIALSRATSIRDPILQLRFHDEAMKSAANYISINAPGVKSVFVRAVATYALALHDPNSMMVSELVTSLENLAREKGNPPTLRYWQESSVSTDWLKPDQTSGLTVETTAYVLLTILLKGRIPYANPIVSWLTQDQHYGEGFYSIQDTVLTLEALAEYNRVVPRAVLSQDISIRYNRKETLGRVQLSRNRPVATPIQVMKDDAITVSTGYGRGVSDVKMKTVYYETTSSTEKCNFDLTIEVVNPDPSKDHSLGSPHLVACANSETLTNRSSPTMSCREAPWSSRRTQFPLTPSCVLVFGSGPASG from the exons ATGAAGGTGTGTGTCctcctgatgtgtgtgtgttggctctGCTGGAGGACGGAGGCTCAGTCCAGATC GTATATGATAACAGCTCCTCTCTCACTGCGGTTGGATGCCGTGGAGACAGTGTTGCTGCAGTTGTTTGGTTTTTCGGAGGAAGTGAGAGTCTATGTTTTCTTGAAGACCTCCATGGCTCCAAATCATGTGGTTCTGGCTCAAGAAGTTGTGACCCTTAATGCCCAGAACAACTATCAGTCTGCCGCCAAAGTCCGG ctGTACCCAAGCCAGCTGGACAAGAGCGTTAATCATGTGATCCTCCACGTCCAATCAGCAGAGATTAACAAGCACCAATCTATTCCTGTCAGTCGCTCCAACGGTTTTTTGTTCATCTTGACTGACAAACCGCTGTACACCCCGCACCAGAGTG TCAAAGTGAGGGCGTTCTCCTTAAACCAAGAGCTGAGGCCGGCCAATCGCAGTGTCTTCCTGACCTTCAGG GACCCAGATCAGGTCAAAGTGGACATTGTGGAGATGATTGATGTCAATAATGGGATCCCTTCCATGCAAAACCCCTTCAAGATTCCCATTAAACCCAA GTTGGGTATTTGGTCTATTGAAGCCTCATACGTAGATGATTTTACCACAATAGCAAGAACAGACTTTGAAGTTAAAGAATATG TTCTTCCCAGTTTCTCCATCCTCGTGGAACCAGAAGCAAACTACATCAGCTATGGCCAATTCAAAAAATTCTCGTTCAAGGTGTCTGCCAG GTATCTCCACGGTGCCCCAGTGGCCTATGGCGAGATGTTTGTGCGTTACGGCTACGTTAGTGGAAAGAATCCTCCAGTTATCATCCCCAACTCTGTTACCAGAAAGAGT CTGTCTTCATCAGGTGAAGTGGATGTGACTGTTAACATGGAGGAAGTTCTGTCCAAACACATCGGTCCAAACGATCTCAACAGTTTGGAGGGGAAGTATCTCTACATAGCTGTATTGCTGCAGGAGGAAACAG GTGGTATCACTCAGGAGGCAGAGTTTGCTGCAGTGAAGTTTGTTAAGTCTCCGTACATTCTGAGTCTGGTGTCCACGCCTCCCTTCATCAAACCTGGACTCCCCTACAACATCCAG GTGCTGGTGAAGGATCAACTGGACAAACCAGTGAACAATATTCAGGTTCGTCTGGTGGAGCGACAGCTGTACATACAAGGTAAAGAGAGCGAGCAGTTGCCCTGTCCTGACAGTGCCGTCAGCCAATCAGACGGCCTCGCTGTCTTCATCTGCAACACGCCAAATGAGGGAATAAGGGCGGTGCTGAAG TTTGAGACAGCGGACGCAGCCCTGCCAGCAGCCAGTCAGGCCCGTCTGAGTCTGGAGGCGGTGGCCTATCACTCCCCAAACCAACGCTACCTTTACATCGACCCCCCGCTGCCCCGCCAAGGGCTGGAGGTGGGACGCTACTCCAACATCAAGGTGTACTCAGCCACGCCCTCCTATCTGGCCATCAGATCCCTCAGCTACCTG GTGCTTTCTCGAGGGAAGGTGGTGCATTTCGGCAGCCAGAAGTTCACCTCCAGTGCTGACAGCAAGCAGACTCTGAGCTTTGAGGTGACACCCTCCATGGCCCCGTCCATCAGGCTGGTGGTCTACTACATCCTGTATGGAGAGGGGACGTCCGAGCTGGTGGCCGACTCCGTCTGGCTGGACGTCAGAGCCAAGTGTGTCAACGGACTCCAG acagaTCTATCATCTCGTAAACTGAACTACAAGCCAAAGCAAAGCCTCGACCTGGTGCTCCGGAACAATCAGGAGGGTCTGGTGGCTCTGTCTGCTGTCGACTCTGCTCTCTTCACACTACGACCCAACTACAGAGACCCTGTCACCATG GTTCTACGTCACATCGAGCGGAGCGACCAGGGctgtggtggaggtggaggcaAAGACAGCGCAGACGTCTTCCGATTGGCCGGTCTCACTTTCATCACCAACGCCAACGCCCAACTGTCTACTACCA GTGAAGCATGTACAGCAGTGGTGCGTCCAAAGCGAGCGCTgactgaggaggagaagagaaagaaag CGGAGAGTTACGGGAATCTGAAGATCTGCTGTGAAAAAGGAATGAAGTACATCCCAAAGAGTTTGACCTGCGAAAACTTTGCAAACCAAGTTGTCAAAGGGTTCCCCCGCTGCAAAGAGATCTTCAGTGCCTGCTGTGTGTTCTTCCAGCAGAACTTGGGCCCTGACAGAGACCTCATCCTGGCACGCCAAG atCTGGGTGCGGACTTCGACCTGGCTCCGTCTCTAGTGCGGAGCTACTTTCCAGAGAGCTGGCTGTGGGAGGTGCAGCCTGTCAG TCCAGGGCAGTCGTCCATCAGAAGGACTCTACCAGACTCTCTCACCACCTGGCAGATCAAGGCCATTGGCATGTTCAAGAACG GTATGTGTGTGGCAGAGCCGGTTCAGGTGTCGGTCAGTCTGCCGCTCAGTGTCAACGTCCCGCTGCCCTATCAGGTGGTCCGAGGAGAGCAGGTGGAGCTGAGGGGCTCAGTTTACAACCAACAGGCCGACAACATCGAG TTCTGTGTGACACTGACGGTAGGTCCACAGCTCTGCCTGCACCAGTCCCAGCCCGCTGCAGGGGGGGGCGGGCTGCACTCCACACCCTGCAGCTGGACCCCTCTGGCTGCAGGGGGGGTGCGCAAAGTGACCTTCACAGTGCTGGGCCTGGAGCCTGGAGAGCACACTCTGACCTTCACCCTGAAAACACGCAGTGGAAACAGAGACATCCTGGAGAAGAAGCTCAGAGTAGTG CCTGAAGGAGTGAGGAGGGAGGAGTATTCTGGGGGGACACTGGACCCACAGGGAGTCTACG GTTCAGAGAAGAGAACTGTGGAGCTGAAGAACAAACTGCCAGCAAACATTGTTCCAAAAACAGCAGTAGAGAGACTGTTGACCGTCAATG GGGAGGTTCTGGGTGATGTCCTGACAGTGGTGCTCAGACCTGAAGGCCTCCAGCAGCTCGTCAACCTGCCGCCTGGGTCAGCCGAGGCAGAGCTGGGTGGACTCCTGCCCCTCGCGCAGGTGTATCAGTACCTGGAGACAACGGGGAACTGGGACGTTCTAGGAGCGGACATCCAGAAGAGCTCAGCAGATCTGAGACAGAAGATCAGACAGG gtctGGTCAGTATCAGCTCATTCAGAGGGGGAGACGCCAGCTACAGCATGTGGACCAAAAGAGAACCCAGCACCTg GCTGACCGCTCTGGTGGTGAAGACTCTGTCCGCTGTGGATCCCGTGCTTTCTGTGGACCATCAGTCTCTGTCAGAGTCTTTGTCCTGGTTGATCCGCAGCACTCAGCAGGAGGACGGACGCTTCATGGAGAATTCCTCCTTCAGACCCAACAAAGTCATG GCTGCAGGGACCAATGCGGTCGAACAGTCAGTGTATCTGACTTCCTTCGTGCTGATCGCTTTATCCAGAGCTACAAGCATCAGAGACCCAATTCTGCAGCTGCGA TTCCATGATGAAGCTATGAAGTCTGCAGCAAACTACATTTCCATTAATGCCCCAGGTGTGAAGAGTGTTTTTGTGCGTGCAGTTGCGACCTATGCTCTGGCCCTTCATGACCCCAACAGCATGATGGTCTCGGAGCTGGTCACCAGCCTGGAGAACCTGGCTCGAGAGAAAG gtaACCCCCCCACCCTCAGGTACTGGCAGGAGTCCAGTGTGAGCACTGATTGGCTGAAACCCGACCAAACCAGCGGTCTGACAGTGGAGACGACAGCGTACGTCCTGTTGACTATCCTGCTCAAG GGAAGGATCCCCTACGCCAACCCCATTGTGTCCTGGCTGACCCAGGATCAGCACTATGGAGAGGGATTCTACTCCATACAG GACACAGTATTGACCTTGGAGGCATTGGCAGAGTACAACCGAGTCGTTCCTCGAGCTGTCCTCAGTCAGGACATCAGCATCCGCTACAACAGGAAGGAAACGCTGGGACGTGTCCAGCTCAGCAGGAACCGGCCTGTGGCCACGCCTATCCAG gtgATGAAGGATGATGCCATCACTGTGTCCACAGGTTATGGGAGGGGCGTGTCGGACgtgaag ATGAAGACAGTTTACTATGAGACCACGTCATCCACAGAGAAATGTAACTTTGACCTCACTATAGAGGTGGTGAACCCTGACCCCTCCAAAG aTCACAGTTTGGGTTCTCCTCACCTGGTTGCATGTGCAAA TTCAGAGACCTTGACGAACCGCTCATCTCCCACTATGAGCTGCAGGGAAGCACCGTGGTCATCCAGGCGGACTCA GTTCCCTCTGACGCCTTCATGTGTGTTGGTTTTCGGATCAGGACCGGCTTCAGGGTAA